GATGGAGCATTTGACCCTGCCGGAGTATTGCCATTTGCATTATTGTTCGATGAACACGCGGATAGCACTCCAGTAAGCATGAGGACAGCAGCTAGAGAAGAAGCAATCTTTTTACCTTTCATTCGGTAAGCCTCCCTTTTCTTTTCTATATTATGGATCTTGCATCTATAACAAACACCCTTCAATTGAAGCAGGCGTCCATTAACCCTTGACAGCACCGATGGTAAGACCGGTTACGAAGTAACGCTGAATGAATGGATACAGGAGAATGATCGGGCCTGTGGCCAGCACGGCTGTAGCCATTTTGATCGATTGGGTCGGCAGATCGGCTGTATTAATTACCGCCCCCGAGTTGATGAGACTGCCCATATTCGCCTGGTTGATCATGCGCTGCAGGAAGTACTGTAGCGGGAACTTGCTCTGAGTGTCCATGTACAGCATTCCGTTGTACCACTCATTCCAGAAGCCCAGTGCCGAGAACAGTCCGATCGTTGCCAGTGACGGAACCGCCAGCGGCATGAAGATCCGCCAGTAGATGCGGAAATCGCCTGCGCCGTCAATCGTCGCTGATTCATACAGGGAATCCGGGATTGCCTTCATGAAGTTACGCATCAGGAAGATCGACCACGCCCCTACCACCGCCGGGAGAATCATGGCGAACAGATTGTCCTTGAGGTGCAGATGCTTAACCATCAGAATGTAAGTCGGAATCAATCCTCCGCTGAACAAGGTGGTGAAATAGATCAGGAAGGAGAAGAAGTTACGGTATTTGAAATCCTTGCGGTTCAGGACAAATCCGGCCATGGACATCATGAACAGCCCGAGCACCGTACCGACGACTGTGATAAAGATCGTTACCTGATAAGCATCCACCAGCTTGGAGGAGTTACTGAGCAACAATTCATAGGCCTTGAAAGAAATCTCATTCGGTATCAGCTTGTACCCCTCGCGGATAATCTCCTGCTCATTCATGAAGGAGGAAGAGATCATCAGCGCAAACGGGAACACGCAAATCAGCGCGAATATGGAGATACAAATGTAACTGATGAGCTTAATGAAAATGCTGCCTGAATCCTGTTTAATAGTACTGCTTGCCATATTAACACCCCTATTTCTTATCTTGTCTTAGAATAACGCGCTGTCCGGTTCAACCTTGCGTACAATAAAGTTAACGACAAGCACCAGAACCAGACCGAATAAGGATTGGTAGAAGCCAACAGCAGCACCCATGGAGAAGTTAAATTGTCCCACGAGCGACCGGAAGACATAAGTATCTATAATATCCGTCTGCGGATACAGCACGGAGTTTGTTCCAATCAAATTGTAGAAGAGATCGAAGGAGCCTTTGAGAATTCCGCCCATACCGAACAGGAGGAGCAGAATGAAGGTTGGCTTCAGAATCGGCAGAGTCATATAACGGATACGCTGCCAGGTAGTGGCGCCGTCCATATAGGCTGCTTCATAGAGATCATGGTTAATCCCCGTAATGGCTGCAAGATAGACAATCATACCGTAACCGGTACTTGCCCAGATCTTGAACCCTACAATGATGTATTTCCAGATTCCAGCGTCGGAGTAGAACTCAATCTTGTCTAAGCCCGTACTGGTAAGCATGGTATTGATAAACCCGGAGTTGAAATTGAACAGGTTATACGCGAACACGCCGACGATAACCATCGAAATGAAGTTCGGAAGCAGAATAACCGACTGGGAGATCTTCTTGAACCACTTGCCCGCAATCTCCGACAGCATGATGGCAAATACAATCTGGATGATGTTACCCAATGCGAGGAACACCAGATTGTAGAGCAAAGTATTCTTGGTGATATTCCAGAGGTCTCCGTTCTGAATCAGGAACTCAAAATTCTTGAGTCCGATAAAGTCACTGCCAAAGATCCCTTTGTTGAGCTTGTAATCTACGAATGCAACGTAAGCGCCAGGCATTACCGCATAATGAAACACAGCAAAATACACAATGACAGGCAGCAGCATGAGATACAGCACTTTGTTCTTCAATAATTCCCGGACAACATTTCCGCCCGATTGTACAAATCTTGCCAATGAACCCACCTCCAAATTGAACAATGCATTCTACTACAGCATAATCTAACCATTCTTCATACAAATAACCACTTCATTAACAGAATCACATCATTTAACACTTCTTTATTAACCCATATTAGCTCATATAGAAACGTTTCCATTATTTCTTTGTGTTTCCCCTGCTCAGAGCATACTCCTTCCTTGTATACGCTGTCAAACATTTTTTATTTTTAAATAACAAGTAATAAAATTACAATTTGCTGATCATAATAGATGAAAAGGCGTTTTTTTTATAGATAATTGACTTTTTTCGGTCAAAAGTCTAAACTCTGAATGGATAGCTTATGGAAACGTTTCTATTTATTCTTTACACGGACATGTTAGCCTTTTTAGTGACATCTGGTGATGAATTCCCCTATTCTGATCAATTTCATGTCCTATTCAAGCACTGGAAAGAGAGGGTCGATATGATATTCACTCAACAAATGAACATGATTACCTTAACCCGTGATGACCTGTCGTATACATTCCTGCCCACAGGAGATATCTTTGAATTCACGCAGGCTTCTACTCTTATTAATCTGTTCCAAGGCAATCCGGCAGACGGCTCTACCAATAATATCTATCTGCGCGTATATACGGAGCAAGGAATCAGCAGCTATCCGCTGCTCGGTATCCACTCAGGCTCCAAGCTGTCGGGTACGGATGACAGACTCATTTATGAAGGTTCTATAGAAGCAATAAATTACCGGGTCACCTTCGCACCGGCCAAGGACGGCATCTGGTTCTGGCAGCTTCAGCTCTCCGGCAGCGGCGAGACTGTGGATGTGGTGTATGGCCAGGACGTTGGTATTGCGGAAAAAGGCAGTATCCTCGCCAATGAGCTGTATATGAGCCAATATCTGGATCACAGCATCTGGGAAGGCCCGCAGGGCTACGCCGTATGCTCACGCCAGAACCAGCCGCAGGGCACGGACTTCCCTTATCTCCAGCAGGGTGTAGTCGGTTCACGGGCTGTAGGCTATTCCACCGATGGTATGCAGTTCTTCGGCATTTCCTATAAAGGAAGATATGTGCCTGAGGCGCTCGCCGGCAACCTGCAGAACCGTAATTATCAGTACGAGCTGGCTTATACTGCGCTCCAGACCGAGAAGATGGTCCTGTCTGCTCCGGTTGAATTCGCCTTCTATGGCCTGTTCCGTCCGAATCATCCGGCAGCTGTAACCGAGCTTGAATTCCAGGCGGAGCTGGAGGCAGCTTATGCAGAGATCGACTGGAGCGGCAAGGAAGCCGTGCCAAACCGGGATGTTCCTGTGCTGAGTGACGATATCGGCAAGCCTTATGTGTCTGCGCAGTGGTCACAGGCCGAGATCGATGCTGCCTTCCCTAACCGGAAGCTTGAGGAGACCCAGAACGGTCAGCTGCTCTCCTTCTTCACAGACGGACATGTCCATGTGGTCCTGCAGCCTAAGGAGCTGCTGGTGGAACGTCCGCATGGCCATATCATCACCTCACTGCTGGGCGACAAGCAGGTAGACAACAACCTGATCTCTTCCACCAACTATATGTACGGGATTTTCAACGGACAGACCGTGGTGGGGAATACCTCTTTCCATAAAGGGCTCTCCACGCCGCGCGGCCTGCTGAACATTCAGCGCAATAGCGGTCAGCGGATCTACGTCCGCATGGACGGGGTCTACCGTATTCTTACACTGCCTGCGGCTTACGAGATGGGCGTGAATTTTGCGAAATGGCATTATCAGCTTGAAGACGATGTGTTGACCGTTACCTCGATCGCCGCAGCGGGTCAGCCGGATGTTGCCCTTCAGGTTCAGTCGAAGCTGGGCAGATCCTACGATTATCTGATCACGAATCAGCTGGTGATGGGCGAGCATGAATTCAAGCAGCCGGTACGGGTGGAAGAAAAGGACGGCATCCTGCAGCTTCTTCCGGATGAAGCATCCCTTCACAAGCTCCCTTATCCGGGCCTGCATTTCGATATTCAGCTGCCGGGAACCGCATATACGTACAGTGACGACCGGATGTTCTATGCAGACAGACAGCCGCGCAACGGCACCCTGCTTACCCTGTCGGTGACACAGTCCTCCGGCTTCCAGCTTGTGCTTCAGGGCAGACTAACTGCAGCGGCGGCTCTTCCGCTGGCGGTACCTTACACACTGGAGAAGGAACAGGCGCAGTTTAACGAATTCTATTCTTCGTTCACCTCCGGCTTCCAGCTTGAGATTGATGGCGCTGAGCAGGCGCGGATTGATATTCTGAACGAGACCGCTTGGTGGTACACCCATAATGCGATGACCCACTTCATCATGCCGCATGGTCTTGAACAGCCGGGCGGAGCAGCCTGGGGCACACGTGATGTCTGCCAGGGACCGATGGAATACTTCCTGATGACCCAGCATTATGAGCTGGCCCGCAATACCCTGCTGAAGATCTATTCCCATCAGCTGTGGGAGAGCAAGGAATGGCCGCAATGGTTCATGTTCGACCAGCATCCGGTTCAGGCCCATGAATGGCATGGTGACGTTGTGCTCTGGCCGCTCAAATGCATCAGCGATTACATCATGGCTACCGGTGACTACTCGATTCTTAACGAAGAAATCGGCTATCACCATCTGGCGGATGCTCAGCCAAGCCAGCAGACCGAGACCATCCTTGAACATGTGAAGGCTGCCGTAGTGACCATCCGTGAACGCTTCATACCGGGTACGTCTCTGATCAACTATGCCGGCGGAGACTGGGATGACACCCTCCAGCCTGCCAATGAAGCGCTCAAGACCAAGCTGGTCAGCGCATGGACGGTAGCGCTCGCCTTCCAGGTGATCCGCAATCTGTCGCAGGTGACTTCCGCCGATCCTGAATTCTCCGCCAGCCTGGCAGTTATGGCCGAAGAGATGAAGGAATCGTTCCGTACCCTTCTGATCAAAGACGGCGTGATCGCCGGCTTCGCTTACTTCCAGGAGGACGGCAGCATTGATTATATGCTCCACCCGCTGGATCAGCAGACCGGCATTCATTACCGGTTATTGCCGATGACCCGCAGCATTATTGCTGAGCTGGTCACACCGGAACAGGCCGCAGCCAATCTGCGTCTGATCGATGAGCATCTGAACTGCCCTGACGGAGTACGCCTGATGGACCGTCCTGCCCGCTATGAAGGCGGCGTAAGCACCATCTTCCGCCGTGCCGAGCAGGCCGCCAGCGTTGGCCGCGAGGTCAGCCTGCAATATGTACATGCCCATATCCGCTATATTGAAGCATCCGCCAAGCTGGGCGAAGCGAAGCGTGCCTGGGACGGCCTGTTCCAGATTAACCCGATCAACATCCGTCAGAGCGTGCCTAATGCCCAGCTGCGCCAGAGCAACATGTACTTCAGCAGCTCGGACGGTGACTTCCCTGACCGTTACAGCTATCAGGAGAACTTCGATCAGCTGCGTGACGGCAGCGTAGAGGTGAAGGGCGGCTGGCGCTTGTATTCCAGCGGTCCCGGGATCTATCTCAATCAGCTGATCTCAGCCGTTCTGGGAATCCGCTTCAGTGAAGAAGAGCTGATTATCGATCCGGTCCTTCCGGCCAGCCTTGACGGCCTGCGCTTCACTTATGAGTGCTTCGGCAAGAAGCTGACCTTCGTCTATCACATTAGCGCAGGTAAGGCCCGCACCCCGGAAGTGCAGGCAGCAGGCGTTGCGGTTACCGGACAGGTTCTGTCCAATCCATACCGCCCGGGCGCGGTAAGCATTGCCAAGAATCATCTGCTTACGCTGCCCGGCGATGAGCTGCATATCTATGTAACACAATAACTTTCAGTACGCTTACGAAGGAGTTAGCCATGACTAAACCGTTTATCCAGGATCTCGTGAACGATATGACACTAGACGAGAAGTTAGCCCAGCTTACCCAGCTTGGTCCATACTATTGGGGTCTGGATGATACCGTGGATTTGACGGGTCCATTCAAAGAACTTAATATCGAGCCGCAGGTGATCAAAAGCATCGGAAGCGTTCTGAACGGCATTGGTGCACGGAATGTCATTGAGCTGCAGACCCGGCATCTGGAATCCAGCCGCCTGAAGATCCCGCTGATCTTCATGGCCGATGTCATTCACGGCTACCGGACCATTCTGCCGATTCCGCTCGCTATGGGCTGCACCTTCGATCTTGAGGCCTGCGAGCGATTCGCTGAGGTAGCCGCGCGGGAGAGCGCTGCCGCCGGCATTCACCTCACCTTCTCTCCGATGACCGACCTCGTGCGCGATCCGCGCTGGGGCCGCGTCATGGAGACCTCCGGTGAGGACCCTTACCTGAACGCCCGGGTGACCGAGAGCATGGTCCGGGGCTACCAGGGCAAGGACATGAAGGAGCCGGGGCGGATCGCTGCCTGCGTGAAGCATTTCGCCGGTTACGGCGCGCCTGAAGGCGGCCGTGAATATAACACGGTGGACATGTCCACCGGTGTACTCCGTGAATTCTATCTGCCAGCCTACAAGGCGGCAGTAGATGCCGGTGTCGCCATGGTGATGGCTGCGTTCAATACCATTGACCGCATTCCATCCAGCGGCAACAGCAAGCTCCTGCGCGGCATTCTCCGCGAGGAGTGGGGCTTCGATGGGGTCACCATTGCCGACTTCAACTCCGTGAACGAGCTGGTTCCCCACGGCGCGGCGCAAGACGGCCGTGAAGCTGCCTTGAAGAGCCTGGCCGCCGGACTGGACATCGAGATGATGTCCACCCACTATCTGAACCACGCTGCCGGGCTAGTTGAAGAAGGTCTGCTCGACCCTGGTCTGATCGACGAAGCGGTTACGCGGGTACTGGAGCTTAAGGATGCCCTCGGCTTGTTCGATAACCCGTTCAAGGATGCCGACCCTGTAGCAGATGAAGCCGATAAGCCAAGTCCAGAGCATCTTCAGGCAGCCCGCGAGATGGGCGCCAGTTCGATCGTCCTGCTGAAGAACGAAGGCGGAGTCCTGCCGCTGAAGCGCGGGATGAAGATCGGCCTCGCCGGTCCCTTCGCTACCTCGATCAATGTTCTTGGCGGCTGGGCCGGTACCGAGAAAGACCCGGCGGTCTCCCTCTACACCGGCATCACCGGCAAAATCCCGGCAGCGGACCTGCTCACGGCGATGACCGGCGAGCTGGGAAGTATGCTGGAGGGTGTATTCGATGTGGAGGATGAGTCCGAAGCGGCTTACGAGCAGCTTAAAGACTGTGATGTCATTCTTGCCGCAGTCGGCGAGAATCAGCAGGATACCGGGGAAGGCGGCAGTAAAGCCAGCCTGCGGCTATCCGCCAATCAGGAGAAGCTGATCCACCGCCTTAAGGCGGCGGGCAAGCCGGTGGTCACCATTGTGTTCAGCGGCCGCCCGCTGGAGCTTGCGCCAGTGCTTGAGTCAAGCGACGCGCTGGTACAGGCATGGTTCCTCGGCACGGAGTCGGGCAATTCCATTGCAGATGTGCTGTTCGGCGATTACAACCCGTCCGGACGACTCTCCATGAGCTTCCCTTACTCCGTGGGACAGATTCCTGTGTACTATAACGCTTATCAGACGGGACGCCCTTATGATCCCCAGTACCCTAATGTGCGTTATGTAACCCGGTATCTGGATATTCCGAATGATCCGCTATTCTGCTTCGGCTATGGTCTGAGCTACTCCACCTTTGCCTACAGCGGCTTCACGGTAGAAGCTGCGGCAGACGGTAAGGTGCTTGCCTCCATCCAACTGGAGAACACCTCGGAGGTTACCGGCAAGGAGACCGTTCAGCTCTATATCCGCGATGTTACCGCCAGTGTGGTCCGTCCCGGCAAGGAGCTGAAGGGCTTCCAGCAGATTACCCTCGCCCCGCATGAGAAGCAGACGGTATCCTTCGAGATCACCAGAGACATGCTCATGTTCTACGGCCAGGATGATCAGCTGGTGTTCGAGCCTGGAGACTTCGATATTATGCTCGGTGCAAGCTCCAGCAACCACAGTACGCAGCGGATCTGGATCGGCTGACCACTAATTGAATGACACAGCAAATAGCGCCAATCCGCTCACCTTAAGGTGAACAAGGATTGGCGCTTTTTATGTTGCACAGCTCCGCGTTAAGATCCGGTCAGCAGCTCTATATCCAGCCGGGCAAAGGTATCCTTCCATTCCGCAGAGCAGCCGCTGTCGGTCAGCACCATGGAGATATGCTCGAGCGGAGCAATCTGGGCAAAGGTTGTGATTCCGAATTTGGAATGGTCTGCGACCAGAATGGATTCTTCGGCCCGTTCCATCATTTTGCGGGAGATCAGCGCTTCCTCCAGGTGGTAGTCGGTGATGCCCTCCGAGAGTGAGATCCCGCCGGCAGAGATGAACGCCTTATTCACCTTGAACTGACCCAGCAGATCATGGGCGGTGCCCCCTACTGCCGCCTGATACCCTGCATTCACCTCGCCCCCGGCAAAAATAACCTTCCCCTCAAACTGCTCCAGCGCACAATTCAGGATCGGAACGGAGTTCGTAATCACTGTCACCTGTGTACGGTCCTTAAGCGCTCGCATAATCTCAAGGGTTGTTGTCCCGTTGTCGAGGATCACCGTCTCGCCGTCTTGAATAAGCGAGGCTGCCAGCCTGCCGATGGCCTGCTTGCCCGGCAGATGCATCTGGGCACGCTTCATGAATGTAGGCTCATGACTCTCCGACCGAATCCGCACCGCTCCCCCGTACACTTTGCGCAGCCGCCCTTCCTTCTCCAGCCGGTCGAGATCGCGCCGGATCGTCTCCGTCGTCACCCCGAACCGCTCCGCGAGAAAATGCACCTGCACCTTCCCTGCAAGCTCCAGCTGGGCGAGTATCGTGTGTTTGCGTTCTTCATAGGTCAGCGACATCCAAGCTTCCTCCTGTTGTTGTGGATTAATTATATAGATTGTACTTTTGTTATTTCTATGATGGGATTGGTCGTGACTCCAGAGAATATTTGGCCCTCCGGCCGCTGTTGTCCCCAGATTTCTTTGATTCAGCCGCTTCTCGCGGTAGAAATCCGGTGACAAAGGCGGACGCTATCGCTCCTACAGTTCCAAAATTCCCCTCCGCCACTTTTCCCTTTTCATATATTTTCAGTTCAAACTAGTTAGTAAAATCAATGTATGTTGAGTATCTCTAGTTGAAATGTTGTTTCTAGTTTATTGATGTTGATTTCTTCAGTATATGGACCGAAATTCCACCTGTCAATGCGCGCCCCTCGCCACAGAAATATCCTTGGTAGGCATAAGTTGCTTGACAGAATAACAACATCAGCCTAAAATCAAC
This genomic interval from Paenibacillus sp. FSL H8-0332 contains the following:
- a CDS encoding carbohydrate ABC transporter permease — translated: MASSTIKQDSGSIFIKLISYICISIFALICVFPFALMISSSFMNEQEIIREGYKLIPNEISFKAYELLLSNSSKLVDAYQVTIFITVVGTVLGLFMMSMAGFVLNRKDFKYRNFFSFLIYFTTLFSGGLIPTYILMVKHLHLKDNLFAMILPAVVGAWSIFLMRNFMKAIPDSLYESATIDGAGDFRIYWRIFMPLAVPSLATIGLFSALGFWNEWYNGMLYMDTQSKFPLQYFLQRMINQANMGSLINSGAVINTADLPTQSIKMATAVLATGPIILLYPFIQRYFVTGLTIGAVKG
- a CDS encoding ABC transporter permease subunit, encoding MARFVQSGGNVVRELLKNKVLYLMLLPVIVYFAVFHYAVMPGAYVAFVDYKLNKGIFGSDFIGLKNFEFLIQNGDLWNITKNTLLYNLVFLALGNIIQIVFAIMLSEIAGKWFKKISQSVILLPNFISMVIVGVFAYNLFNFNSGFINTMLTSTGLDKIEFYSDAGIWKYIIVGFKIWASTGYGMIVYLAAITGINHDLYEAAYMDGATTWQRIRYMTLPILKPTFILLLLFGMGGILKGSFDLFYNLIGTNSVLYPQTDIIDTYVFRSLVGQFNFSMGAAVGFYQSLFGLVLVLVVNFIVRKVEPDSALF
- a CDS encoding cellobiose phosphorylase, whose protein sequence is MITLTRDDLSYTFLPTGDIFEFTQASTLINLFQGNPADGSTNNIYLRVYTEQGISSYPLLGIHSGSKLSGTDDRLIYEGSIEAINYRVTFAPAKDGIWFWQLQLSGSGETVDVVYGQDVGIAEKGSILANELYMSQYLDHSIWEGPQGYAVCSRQNQPQGTDFPYLQQGVVGSRAVGYSTDGMQFFGISYKGRYVPEALAGNLQNRNYQYELAYTALQTEKMVLSAPVEFAFYGLFRPNHPAAVTELEFQAELEAAYAEIDWSGKEAVPNRDVPVLSDDIGKPYVSAQWSQAEIDAAFPNRKLEETQNGQLLSFFTDGHVHVVLQPKELLVERPHGHIITSLLGDKQVDNNLISSTNYMYGIFNGQTVVGNTSFHKGLSTPRGLLNIQRNSGQRIYVRMDGVYRILTLPAAYEMGVNFAKWHYQLEDDVLTVTSIAAAGQPDVALQVQSKLGRSYDYLITNQLVMGEHEFKQPVRVEEKDGILQLLPDEASLHKLPYPGLHFDIQLPGTAYTYSDDRMFYADRQPRNGTLLTLSVTQSSGFQLVLQGRLTAAAALPLAVPYTLEKEQAQFNEFYSSFTSGFQLEIDGAEQARIDILNETAWWYTHNAMTHFIMPHGLEQPGGAAWGTRDVCQGPMEYFLMTQHYELARNTLLKIYSHQLWESKEWPQWFMFDQHPVQAHEWHGDVVLWPLKCISDYIMATGDYSILNEEIGYHHLADAQPSQQTETILEHVKAAVVTIRERFIPGTSLINYAGGDWDDTLQPANEALKTKLVSAWTVALAFQVIRNLSQVTSADPEFSASLAVMAEEMKESFRTLLIKDGVIAGFAYFQEDGSIDYMLHPLDQQTGIHYRLLPMTRSIIAELVTPEQAAANLRLIDEHLNCPDGVRLMDRPARYEGGVSTIFRRAEQAASVGREVSLQYVHAHIRYIEASAKLGEAKRAWDGLFQINPINIRQSVPNAQLRQSNMYFSSSDGDFPDRYSYQENFDQLRDGSVEVKGGWRLYSSGPGIYLNQLISAVLGIRFSEEELIIDPVLPASLDGLRFTYECFGKKLTFVYHISAGKARTPEVQAAGVAVTGQVLSNPYRPGAVSIAKNHLLTLPGDELHIYVTQ
- the bglX gene encoding beta-glucosidase BglX; amino-acid sequence: MTKPFIQDLVNDMTLDEKLAQLTQLGPYYWGLDDTVDLTGPFKELNIEPQVIKSIGSVLNGIGARNVIELQTRHLESSRLKIPLIFMADVIHGYRTILPIPLAMGCTFDLEACERFAEVAARESAAAGIHLTFSPMTDLVRDPRWGRVMETSGEDPYLNARVTESMVRGYQGKDMKEPGRIAACVKHFAGYGAPEGGREYNTVDMSTGVLREFYLPAYKAAVDAGVAMVMAAFNTIDRIPSSGNSKLLRGILREEWGFDGVTIADFNSVNELVPHGAAQDGREAALKSLAAGLDIEMMSTHYLNHAAGLVEEGLLDPGLIDEAVTRVLELKDALGLFDNPFKDADPVADEADKPSPEHLQAAREMGASSIVLLKNEGGVLPLKRGMKIGLAGPFATSINVLGGWAGTEKDPAVSLYTGITGKIPAADLLTAMTGELGSMLEGVFDVEDESEAAYEQLKDCDVILAAVGENQQDTGEGGSKASLRLSANQEKLIHRLKAAGKPVVTIVFSGRPLELAPVLESSDALVQAWFLGTESGNSIADVLFGDYNPSGRLSMSFPYSVGQIPVYYNAYQTGRPYDPQYPNVRYVTRYLDIPNDPLFCFGYGLSYSTFAYSGFTVEAAADGKVLASIQLENTSEVTGKETVQLYIRDVTASVVRPGKELKGFQQITLAPHEKQTVSFEITRDMLMFYGQDDQLVFEPGDFDIMLGASSSNHSTQRIWIG
- a CDS encoding DeoR/GlpR family DNA-binding transcription regulator, with the protein product MSLTYEERKHTILAQLELAGKVQVHFLAERFGVTTETIRRDLDRLEKEGRLRKVYGGAVRIRSESHEPTFMKRAQMHLPGKQAIGRLAASLIQDGETVILDNGTTTLEIMRALKDRTQVTVITNSVPILNCALEQFEGKVIFAGGEVNAGYQAAVGGTAHDLLGQFKVNKAFISAGGISLSEGITDYHLEEALISRKMMERAEESILVADHSKFGITTFAQIAPLEHISMVLTDSGCSAEWKDTFARLDIELLTGS